The following proteins come from a genomic window of Bacteroidia bacterium:
- the secDF gene encoding protein translocase subunit SecDF, with the protein MKNKSLILVFTALLALICIYQLYFTFASYQDDRRINAMSKANREKYFENPKNYQNYLDNKSKAINLGLDLRGGMHVVLEVQVSELIRNLANNPADPLLNKAINEAKELQKTKNASFVSLMVQSYLKNNPNGRLATLFANATNGLSLSSSNAEVESYLNQRVEEANENAFKVLRKRIDKFGLTQPNIQRIPNTDRITVELPGVTDTLSIKRVRQLLQGSAKLEFWTTYEFQDIISYLQQANDRAKEILQEKPKPELKTKEDSAKYEAKQKLEKQIQEYRRKTSEELKKDTVLAKNPTLKAKVDSVRKRDSLLAKDANQSEAEFKKENPLFGLLNYFLLGSQNRLGKGPLVGAAFRADTGKINKILKHPYVKTVLPADVKFLWAAKPMTKKEAGIDKLVGAIELIAIRTNKENKAPLEGDVVVEASQGFNQDNNEAEVNMTMNARGTQIWRRLTGDNVGKCIAIVLDDVVYSYPRVNYAITGGRSQITGNFTVNEAKDLANVLVSGRMMAPIIIAQEQVIGPSLGQKAVRQGLWSIIVATILIMLAMSFYYNKAGRVADLMLIANIFFIIGVLASFGLALTLPGIAGLVLTIGIAVDANVLVYERIREELALGKRLKLAISEGFKNALSSILDANITTLLIGIILYRFGSGPIQGFATTLIIGILCSLFTVVLLTRIVFDYLAAKNDDNAITFGNRYTMSLFKGLNFDFVGKRRYFFIGSWIFISLGIISMAVRGLSYGVDFKGGREYYVRFNKPIETSEIRSKLTQPLQSPPEVKTYGSANQVLIRTNYKVDKRDEKTAQEVENLVINSLRNSFPGSEPTILSSQLVGPTVAKDITYSAFKSIFLSLIVVFTYLFIRFRRWTFSTGAVIALAHDVLMIFSVFSLLNGIVPFSLELDQAFIAAVLTIMGYSMNDTVVVFDRIREKLRKNPNIEERTNINQAINETLSRTLMTSILTLIAVIVLFFAGETLRGFNFALLIGIIVGTYSSIFIATPIVLDFGKKKPAVEPVKVK; encoded by the coding sequence ATGAAAAACAAAAGTCTCATTTTAGTTTTCACTGCCTTATTGGCTTTAATCTGTATCTATCAGTTGTATTTTACATTTGCGTCTTATCAAGATGATAGGCGTATCAATGCGATGTCCAAAGCTAATCGCGAAAAGTATTTTGAAAATCCCAAGAACTATCAAAACTACCTAGACAACAAAAGCAAAGCGATTAACCTTGGACTGGACCTCCGCGGGGGCATGCACGTAGTTTTAGAAGTGCAAGTATCCGAGCTTATACGAAATTTAGCGAATAACCCCGCAGACCCGTTGCTTAATAAAGCGATTAACGAAGCAAAAGAACTCCAAAAAACTAAAAATGCTTCGTTTGTGAGCTTGATGGTTCAAAGCTACCTTAAAAACAACCCAAATGGTAGATTAGCTACTCTTTTTGCTAATGCTACTAACGGTTTAAGTTTAAGTTCGTCTAACGCTGAGGTAGAAAGCTACCTCAATCAACGAGTAGAAGAAGCAAATGAAAATGCTTTCAAGGTACTTCGCAAACGTATAGATAAATTTGGTTTGACACAACCGAATATCCAACGCATACCCAACACAGACCGTATTACGGTCGAATTGCCTGGCGTAACAGACACCCTTTCTATCAAGCGCGTGCGTCAACTTTTGCAAGGTTCGGCTAAGCTAGAATTTTGGACTACTTACGAATTTCAAGACATCATTTCATACTTGCAGCAAGCCAACGACCGAGCAAAAGAAATTTTACAAGAAAAACCTAAACCTGAACTCAAAACCAAAGAAGATAGTGCCAAGTACGAAGCTAAGCAAAAATTAGAGAAACAAATCCAAGAGTATCGCAGAAAAACCAGCGAAGAGCTAAAAAAAGACACTGTGCTAGCTAAAAATCCAACCTTAAAAGCCAAAGTAGACTCTGTGCGCAAACGCGATTCTTTGCTTGCTAAAGATGCCAATCAAAGTGAAGCAGAGTTCAAAAAGGAAAACCCACTTTTTGGACTGTTGAACTACTTTTTATTGGGAAGCCAAAACCGTTTAGGCAAAGGTCCTTTAGTAGGAGCTGCTTTTAGAGCAGATACGGGTAAAATAAATAAGATTCTCAAACACCCTTATGTAAAAACTGTTTTACCTGCGGATGTCAAATTTTTGTGGGCAGCCAAACCCATGACTAAAAAAGAAGCAGGTATAGATAAATTAGTCGGTGCTATTGAACTGATTGCTATTCGCACTAACAAAGAAAATAAAGCACCCTTAGAAGGCGATGTAGTAGTAGAAGCTTCCCAAGGATTTAATCAAGATAACAATGAAGCAGAAGTAAATATGACTATGAACGCCCGCGGCACACAAATATGGCGCAGACTAACAGGAGATAACGTAGGTAAATGTATTGCCATTGTGTTAGATGATGTAGTGTATTCTTACCCAAGAGTAAATTATGCAATTACAGGTGGGCGTTCCCAAATTACAGGCAATTTTACCGTAAATGAAGCCAAAGACCTTGCTAACGTATTAGTTTCAGGTAGAATGATGGCGCCTATCATTATTGCACAAGAGCAGGTTATAGGTCCATCATTAGGACAAAAAGCTGTTAGACAAGGACTATGGTCTATTATTGTTGCTACTATCTTAATCATGTTGGCGATGAGCTTTTACTACAACAAAGCGGGCAGGGTAGCTGATTTAATGTTAATTGCGAATATATTCTTTATCATAGGTGTATTGGCTTCTTTTGGACTAGCCCTCACTTTGCCCGGTATTGCAGGCTTAGTGCTTACCATAGGTATAGCCGTAGATGCAAATGTATTAGTGTATGAACGCATACGCGAAGAATTAGCTTTAGGTAAGCGATTAAAATTAGCTATTAGCGAAGGTTTCAAAAATGCACTTTCTTCTATTTTAGACGCTAACATTACCACTTTGCTCATAGGTATCATATTGTACCGTTTTGGTTCTGGACCTATTCAAGGTTTTGCTACTACTCTCATTATTGGTATTTTGTGTTCTCTTTTCACCGTAGTATTACTCACTCGTATCGTATTTGATTATTTAGCTGCTAAAAATGATGATAATGCGATTACTTTTGGTAACCGCTACACAATGAGTCTATTCAAAGGGCTTAATTTTGACTTTGTGGGCAAACGGAGATACTTCTTTATTGGTTCGTGGATTTTTATTTCGTTAGGAATTATCTCTATGGCAGTAAGAGGTTTGAGCTATGGTGTAGATTTCAAAGGAGGAAGAGAGTATTATGTACGATTCAACAAGCCCATTGAAACATCAGAAATTCGCAGCAAGCTTACCCAGCCTTTACAAAGTCCACCCGAAGTAAAAACCTACGGTAGTGCTAATCAAGTCCTTATCCGTACAAACTATAAAGTAGATAAACGAGATGAAAAAACTGCCCAAGAAGTAGAAAATTTAGTTATTAACTCATTGAGAAATAGTTTCCCAGGCAGCGAACCCACTATTCTCTCTTCTCAATTAGTAGGTCCTACAGTAGCTAAGGACATTACTTATAGTGCTTTCAAGTCTATTTTCTTGTCTTTGATAGTAGTATTTACCTATCTCTTTATTCGTTTCCGTAGATGGACATTTAGCACAGGTGCAGTAATAGCACTTGCCCATGATGTGTTGATGATATTCTCGGTTTTCTCTCTTTTGAATGGGATTGTACCTTTCTCATTAGAGCTAGACCAAGCCTTTATTGCGGCTGTGTTGACCATTATGGGCTACTCTATGAATGATACCGTAGTAGTGTTTGACCGTATTCGCGAAAAACTTCGTAAAAATCCTAACATAGAAGAGCGTACAAACATCAATCAAGCTATCAATGAAACGCTTAGTCGTACTTTAATGACCTCTATTTTAACCTTGATTGCGGTTATTGTGCTGTTCTTTGCAGGTGAAACGTTACGCGGGTTTAATTTTGCTTTGTTAATTGGTATTATTGTTGGTACGTATTCTTCTATTTTCATTGCTACTCCGATTGTATTAGATTTTGGTAAGAAAAAGCCCGCAGTAGAACCTGTAAAAGTTAAGTAG
- a CDS encoding M1 family aminopeptidase — MKKAPTVFLLWVSICFAFAQGEYIDCQSKKKAFLQLTSMLREQSSIYKLSDTLDVLQYTISLNFDSLGLPTVAAKTLRGNTVVKLKPKINGINKITLMLYKLTIDSIKVNNTIAPYTYDNTLIRISTAALSTNDTLNVQVFYKGKPQQDPKFGGFYFQNPYIYNIGVGFKANPHSFGRVWFPCIDEFTDRAYFEFFITTIPNHKAFCNGLLQGVTTNANGTKTWHWKLHQTIPAYLAAVAIADYATLHRTSHGIPVQFAARPSDTTAVKNMYVRLDSAVKYDIQRWGPHVWDKIGFICVPFLGGAMEHATSIHMSSYAIGTAYEFLYAHELAHHWFGDYVTCQTEGDMWLNEGWAAYNEAMFMEVAYDTTKYKDYVRTNHREVLQLTHTPLKDSGYYALSGVPHHLTYGSTVYEKGADVVHTLRYYMGDDKFFPAVKHYLATYGFGNANSTQLRDALSAHSGIDLTDFFNNWVFNPGFPHFSIDSTKIIDKGGGLYDAIVYVRQRLKGAPNLFNMKVPISACKGPSQHYTQTFVINQAKQSVTLTNIPFEPTWFAIDRWEKVSDAVSDFEATINTTGSFVMKETNVTLNTTNLGDGTARIRITHDWVAPEGKIAHNNIILSDYHYWTVSGHFPTNFVTHGTFRYDGTLTSTGYIDNTFIDGTEDSLVMMYRKDATQPWQMLKRATLLPGTNKFDKRGAIRVDTLIPGEYALGKKVEPISSYVNSINVFVDQMELYPNPASEVCTVRLPANISLQNAELECTNMQGKTVLKQSIHQHEFQILTKHLPKGLYLIKVQSSGNVCIGRLLVQ; from the coding sequence ATGAAAAAAGCACCTACCGTTTTCTTACTTTGGGTAAGTATTTGTTTTGCTTTTGCACAAGGTGAGTACATAGACTGTCAGTCTAAAAAGAAAGCTTTTCTTCAACTTACGTCAATGTTGAGAGAACAGAGTTCCATTTACAAACTCTCGGACACACTAGATGTCTTACAATATACCATCAGCCTAAATTTTGATAGCTTAGGTCTGCCCACAGTTGCTGCCAAAACTTTGCGAGGAAACACTGTTGTAAAACTTAAACCTAAAATCAATGGAATTAACAAAATTACACTTATGCTCTATAAGCTCACTATTGACTCTATCAAGGTAAATAACACAATAGCCCCTTATACTTATGATAACACACTCATCCGAATTTCTACGGCTGCACTTAGTACAAACGATACACTTAATGTGCAAGTGTTTTACAAAGGTAAACCTCAACAAGATCCTAAATTTGGCGGCTTTTACTTTCAAAATCCATACATTTACAACATAGGTGTAGGCTTTAAGGCTAATCCTCATAGCTTTGGGCGAGTATGGTTCCCTTGTATTGATGAATTTACAGATAGAGCTTATTTTGAATTTTTTATCACAACTATTCCTAATCATAAAGCCTTTTGCAATGGACTACTGCAAGGAGTAACCACTAACGCTAATGGCACTAAAACATGGCACTGGAAACTGCATCAAACTATACCTGCTTACTTAGCCGCAGTAGCTATAGCTGATTATGCTACTTTACATAGGACTTCTCACGGTATTCCTGTGCAATTTGCTGCAAGACCTTCGGACACTACTGCCGTTAAAAATATGTATGTCCGTTTAGATAGTGCAGTCAAATATGATATCCAACGCTGGGGACCTCACGTGTGGGATAAAATTGGATTTATTTGTGTACCTTTCTTAGGTGGAGCAATGGAGCATGCTACTTCTATTCACATGAGTAGCTATGCTATTGGTACCGCATACGAATTTTTATATGCTCATGAATTAGCGCATCATTGGTTTGGTGATTACGTAACCTGTCAAACAGAAGGGGATATGTGGCTCAATGAAGGATGGGCTGCTTACAACGAAGCTATGTTTATGGAAGTTGCTTACGACACTACAAAATACAAAGACTATGTACGTACTAACCACAGAGAAGTTTTGCAGCTTACCCATACCCCTTTGAAAGACTCAGGATATTATGCCCTATCAGGTGTACCCCATCATTTGACTTATGGCTCTACGGTTTATGAAAAAGGAGCAGATGTAGTACATACTCTTCGTTACTACATGGGCGATGATAAGTTTTTTCCTGCCGTAAAACACTACCTTGCTACGTATGGTTTTGGCAATGCTAATTCTACTCAACTTAGAGATGCGCTCTCTGCTCATAGTGGTATAGACCTAACTGACTTTTTCAATAACTGGGTGTTTAACCCAGGATTTCCACACTTTTCTATTGACTCAACTAAAATAATTGATAAAGGGGGAGGACTATACGACGCGATTGTCTATGTGCGCCAACGATTAAAAGGTGCGCCCAATTTGTTCAACATGAAAGTACCTATCTCTGCTTGTAAAGGACCTTCGCAGCACTATACACAAACTTTTGTTATAAACCAAGCTAAACAATCCGTAACTTTAACTAATATTCCTTTTGAACCTACTTGGTTTGCTATTGACCGATGGGAAAAAGTATCTGATGCCGTATCCGACTTTGAAGCTACCATTAACACTACGGGCAGTTTTGTAATGAAAGAAACAAATGTTACTCTAAATACTACCAATCTTGGTGATGGTACTGCACGTATTCGTATCACTCACGATTGGGTAGCGCCAGAAGGTAAAATTGCACACAATAACATTATACTCTCCGATTATCACTACTGGACGGTTTCAGGTCATTTTCCTACTAATTTCGTTACACATGGTACATTCAGATATGATGGCACTTTAACCTCAACAGGATATATAGACAACACTTTTATTGATGGCACAGAAGATAGCTTAGTAATGATGTACAGAAAGGATGCTACTCAACCCTGGCAAATGCTTAAAAGAGCTACTTTATTGCCAGGTACTAACAAGTTTGATAAGCGCGGTGCTATCAGGGTAGATACTCTTATACCTGGCGAATATGCTTTGGGCAAAAAAGTAGAACCTATTTCAAGTTATGTCAATTCCATAAATGTTTTTGTGGACCAAATGGAACTATACCCTAACCCTGCTTCGGAGGTTTGTACTGTCCGTTTGCCTGCCAATATATCCTTACAAAACGCCGAGCTTGAATGTACAAACATGCAAGGTAAAACAGTACTTAAACAAAGCATACATCAACATGAATTTCAAATTCTTACTAAGCACTTACCCAAAGGATTGTATCTTATCAAAGTTCAGAGTAGCGGTAATGTGTGTATTGGAAGGTTATTAGTCCAATGA
- the ssb gene encoding single-stranded DNA-binding protein — protein MRGVNKAIILGTVGRDPEVRVFENGEIVTFSLATNEVYKDRLGNLVEKTEWHNIVIGIPNLCEIAKKYVRKGDIVYVEGRIVSRQYERPEIPNVKFTSYDIKVNSLTLVSSKQRSAESLQSEENVADAPPHIEAQQELNSQEDDLPF, from the coding sequence ATGCGTGGCGTAAATAAAGCAATTATTCTCGGTACAGTGGGGAGAGATCCCGAAGTCAGAGTATTTGAAAATGGTGAGATTGTTACTTTCTCATTAGCTACCAATGAAGTCTACAAAGACAGATTGGGCAATCTTGTAGAAAAAACTGAATGGCATAATATTGTCATTGGTATTCCAAATTTGTGTGAAATTGCTAAAAAGTATGTAAGGAAGGGGGACATTGTTTACGTAGAAGGACGAATAGTTTCTCGCCAATATGAAAGACCTGAAATACCGAATGTCAAATTTACTTCTTATGATATCAAAGTAAATTCCCTGACTTTGGTCAGCTCTAAGCAAAGAAGTGCTGAAAGTCTACAAAGTGAGGAAAATGTTGCTGATGCTCCTCCTCATATAGAAGCCCAGCAAGAATTGAACAGTCAAGAAGATGATTTGCCATTCTAA
- a CDS encoding ferrous iron transport protein A → MLKLAELKVGDKGYISQITNLQVQFYLLNMGCTPQASLEVVNIAPLGDPIAIKVGNTILSIRKRDAQYIQIQKQDTKN, encoded by the coding sequence ATGTTGAAACTTGCAGAGTTAAAAGTAGGCGACAAAGGCTACATATCCCAAATTACTAATCTTCAGGTGCAATTTTATTTGTTAAATATGGGCTGCACGCCGCAAGCTAGTTTAGAAGTAGTGAATATTGCCCCATTAGGCGACCCTATTGCGATTAAAGTAGGCAATACGATTCTTTCCATTCGCAAGCGCGATGCTCAATACATTCAAATACAAAAACAAGATACAAAAAATTAA
- a CDS encoding peptidylprolyl isomerase, which translates to MRKYYILFFIGFACSAIAQQKKKDPVLATVGKEKITKSEFEYVFQKSNGGWDSAKKQTVKQYEDYLNLYIKFRMKVADAKKAGLDKNPQFQKELEGYRAKLAPSHLIEKEVTDKLIEEAYQRSKYEICAGFIAITMTNPNSPLDTAMAYRKLMAIRDSIVKMGKSFEEMQKRHSMIQNDYNLDKTIYFSVFDVPSYIFETVAYNTPVGEVSMPMRSRDSYFILKVYDKRPNRGKIKVAHIVAAGTKGKMKPEDSTKAVARINEALQELKAGKSFEEVARTYSEDNTTKNNGGVINEFVSASKLYPEFAQAAFALKNVGDYSEIVRTPVGWHIIKLIAREGEVPFQKLRPELKRNVLTDRGGRSDYYKYNVYAERIKKQNNYSVDMKGIDKAIQMLDTLISNGSWRLSLKCTELNYPIMTIGKQKYSAYQLLDYADKTKLRGVKDPKEIVYGAILNFSREKALEYDQIDIEKRYPEFKYLMNEYRDGLLLFQQLENRVWKRASEDTVGLRKYYEAHKNDPNFQTDKERIKATIYTTTSEEKRKQVQELLEKKLPRDSIAKRMNKDGINVTIEEDYYAKGINKFVDMVYDKEVGQAHLLPEQDKKFIIVYTHKKYPPGNKVFEEVRPMCVTGYQEQLEKEWIAELEKTYPVKINRAVLETLYK; encoded by the coding sequence ATGAGAAAGTACTATATCCTGTTTTTTATTGGCTTTGCTTGCTCTGCTATTGCCCAACAAAAGAAAAAAGATCCAGTTTTAGCCACAGTTGGCAAAGAGAAAATTACGAAATCGGAATTTGAGTACGTGTTCCAAAAAAGTAATGGGGGTTGGGACTCGGCTAAAAAGCAAACTGTAAAACAGTACGAAGATTATCTTAATCTTTACATTAAATTTAGGATGAAAGTGGCAGATGCCAAAAAAGCAGGTTTGGACAAAAATCCGCAGTTTCAAAAAGAATTAGAAGGATATAGGGCTAAACTTGCACCTTCCCATTTGATAGAAAAAGAAGTAACAGATAAACTTATAGAAGAAGCTTATCAAAGGTCAAAGTATGAAATTTGTGCAGGCTTTATTGCCATTACTATGACTAATCCGAATAGCCCCTTAGATACAGCTATGGCATACAGAAAGCTGATGGCTATTCGTGATTCTATTGTCAAGATGGGCAAATCGTTTGAAGAAATGCAAAAACGTCATTCTATGATTCAAAACGACTACAATTTAGACAAAACGATATATTTTTCTGTGTTTGATGTTCCTTCATATATTTTTGAAACTGTAGCTTACAATACTCCAGTAGGAGAAGTGTCCATGCCCATGCGGTCAAGAGATAGCTACTTTATTTTGAAGGTTTATGATAAGCGCCCAAATAGAGGTAAAATTAAGGTAGCTCATATAGTAGCCGCAGGTACAAAAGGAAAAATGAAGCCCGAAGACTCAACCAAAGCCGTAGCACGAATAAATGAAGCACTTCAAGAACTAAAAGCAGGCAAAAGTTTTGAGGAAGTAGCTCGTACATATTCCGAAGATAACACTACTAAAAACAATGGCGGCGTAATTAACGAATTTGTGTCTGCTTCTAAATTATATCCTGAATTTGCCCAAGCCGCTTTTGCACTTAAAAATGTAGGGGATTATTCTGAAATTGTACGCACTCCTGTGGGTTGGCATATTATCAAACTAATAGCGCGCGAAGGCGAAGTACCTTTTCAAAAACTTCGCCCTGAACTTAAAAGAAATGTACTTACCGACAGAGGAGGACGGTCAGATTACTACAAGTATAATGTATACGCCGAACGAATAAAAAAACAAAACAACTATTCCGTAGATATGAAAGGAATAGACAAAGCTATTCAAATGCTAGATACTCTCATTTCTAATGGCTCATGGCGACTAAGTCTCAAATGTACCGAACTCAACTACCCTATTATGACAATTGGCAAGCAAAAATACTCGGCTTACCAACTCTTGGATTATGCTGACAAAACTAAGCTACGTGGCGTTAAGGACCCCAAAGAAATTGTGTACGGTGCTATACTCAATTTTTCTCGCGAAAAAGCATTAGAGTATGACCAAATAGACATAGAAAAGCGCTATCCTGAATTTAAGTACTTAATGAACGAATATAGAGATGGTTTGCTTTTGTTCCAACAACTAGAAAACCGCGTTTGGAAGCGCGCTAGCGAAGACACCGTAGGATTGAGAAAATACTATGAAGCCCATAAAAACGACCCTAACTTTCAAACAGATAAAGAACGTATCAAAGCTACTATATATACCACCACATCTGAAGAAAAACGCAAACAAGTTCAAGAACTATTAGAGAAAAAATTACCTCGCGACTCAATTGCAAAACGAATGAATAAAGATGGGATAAATGTTACCATTGAGGAAGATTATTACGCAAAGGGGATTAACAAGTTTGTAGATATGGTTTATGACAAGGAAGTAGGACAAGCGCACCTGCTGCCTGAACAAGATAAAAAGTTCATTATTGTGTATACGCATAAAAAGTATCCGCCTGGCAACAAAGTTTTTGAGGAAGTCAGACCTATGTGTGTTACAGGATATCAAGAGCAATTAGAAAAAGAATGGATAGCTGAATTAGAAAAAACTTATCCTGTAAAAATCAACAGAGCAGTATTAGAGACTTTGTATAAATAA
- a CDS encoding DMT family transporter, with protein sequence MWNNKGIIYMLLASFTFAIMNVCIKFVKHLPVSEVMVFRAGVQLLLSLPIIFQQRLDVFGNNTKLLVARGVTGTLALFCYVYTLQNMPLASAMTLYYLAPIMTAILAKYIYQEQFASVQWLFFALSFAGIIMVKGFDIRISFFDFFVGISGAAISGLSYNFVRQLGKTERPILTVLYFPLVTFPIAFLICLMGYWQVPTWIDLFWLISTGITTQIGQVFLTLSYQHEEANKVVIFSYVGILYASAFGYFLFHETYPFWAVVGMCMVLAGVLMSAMTKRKIRFSRKIF encoded by the coding sequence ATGTGGAACAACAAGGGAATTATTTACATGCTCTTGGCTTCTTTTACTTTTGCCATAATGAATGTGTGCATTAAGTTTGTCAAGCATTTACCTGTTTCAGAGGTGATGGTGTTCAGAGCAGGAGTACAGTTGTTGTTATCCCTACCTATTATTTTTCAACAAAGGTTAGATGTGTTCGGTAATAACACTAAGCTGCTTGTGGCAAGAGGTGTAACAGGTACATTAGCTTTATTTTGCTACGTATATACTCTTCAAAATATGCCCTTAGCTTCTGCTATGACCTTGTACTACTTAGCGCCCATCATGACTGCAATTTTGGCAAAATACATTTATCAAGAGCAGTTCGCATCTGTGCAGTGGCTATTTTTCGCTTTATCTTTTGCAGGGATAATCATGGTCAAAGGGTTTGACATACGCATTTCTTTTTTTGACTTTTTTGTAGGAATAAGCGGCGCAGCTATTTCAGGATTAAGCTACAATTTTGTCAGACAACTTGGTAAAACCGAAAGACCTATTCTAACTGTGCTTTATTTTCCATTAGTAACTTTTCCTATTGCATTTTTGATTTGTTTAATGGGGTATTGGCAGGTACCTACTTGGATAGACCTATTTTGGCTAATTTCCACAGGTATCACTACTCAAATTGGACAAGTATTTTTAACTTTATCATACCAGCATGAGGAAGCTAATAAAGTAGTGATATTCAGCTATGTAGGTATTTTATACGCATCGGCATTTGGTTATTTTCTTTTTCATGAAACATATCCATTTTGGGCAGTAGTAGGAATGTGTATGGTGCTAGCAGGAGTTTTGATGAGTGCTATGACTAAAAGAAAAATACGTTTCAGTAGAAAGATTTTTTAG
- the gldE gene encoding gliding motility-associated protein GldE translates to MDAEDPVSCFLNIILDFVAFGFEDAITVIAILLLLFFSSLISGSEVAFFSLTHEQVESFKSSKSRRENKIYRLLSKPKELIATLLILNNFINIIIVILVAVLAEKYLVGYLNLSQWELFAVETVSTTLVIIFVAEVTPKVYASQRNVQFAKNTVYILEYGQKIFKPFVYALVAGTNWFEKLKDKQKQKEIDTQELINAIELTSDHDTPIEEKKILKGIVNFGNIVARQIMTPRLNIVALPIDAPFSKVLQNIRENRYSRIPVYRDKDRREDIVGILYVKDILPFINEKDNFAWQNLLREPYFIPETKKIDDLFYEFKQKHVHLAIVVDEYGVVVGLVTMEDVIEEIVGEIHDEAEEIENFYTKVNDTTYLFDAKTSLTDFCKVLNLDPEIFNQIKGETETLGGLILEQHGRMPAKNHQFTFSNLKFIVDAVSKRRIVRIKVIVLQTAPIQET, encoded by the coding sequence TTGGACGCAGAGGACCCAGTATCGTGCTTCTTAAATATTATTTTAGATTTTGTAGCATTCGGCTTTGAGGATGCTATCACGGTAATAGCAATTTTGCTTTTACTTTTTTTCTCTTCCTTGATATCAGGTTCTGAAGTTGCTTTTTTTTCTCTAACTCATGAGCAGGTAGAAAGCTTCAAGAGTAGCAAAAGTCGCCGAGAAAATAAAATATACCGTTTGCTCAGCAAACCCAAAGAACTGATTGCTACACTGCTTATTCTCAATAACTTCATCAATATTATTATTGTGATTTTGGTCGCTGTACTAGCGGAAAAATACTTAGTAGGCTACTTGAACCTTTCCCAATGGGAACTATTTGCTGTAGAAACAGTTTCAACTACGTTAGTAATTATTTTTGTAGCCGAAGTAACTCCTAAAGTATATGCCTCTCAAAGGAATGTACAGTTTGCTAAAAACACAGTTTATATTTTGGAATACGGGCAAAAAATATTCAAACCTTTTGTGTATGCCCTAGTAGCAGGGACAAACTGGTTTGAAAAACTTAAAGACAAGCAAAAGCAGAAAGAAATAGACACACAAGAACTAATAAACGCAATAGAACTAACTTCTGACCACGATACGCCCATTGAGGAGAAAAAAATTCTTAAAGGAATTGTTAACTTTGGAAATATTGTAGCCCGACAAATAATGACCCCAAGGCTAAATATAGTAGCCCTACCTATTGACGCCCCTTTTAGCAAAGTTTTACAAAATATTCGTGAAAATCGCTATTCTCGCATACCTGTGTACAGAGATAAAGATAGGCGTGAAGATATTGTAGGTATATTGTATGTCAAGGATATTCTACCTTTCATCAATGAAAAAGATAATTTTGCTTGGCAAAACCTACTTAGAGAACCTTACTTCATTCCTGAAACCAAAAAAATTGATGATCTTTTTTATGAGTTTAAGCAAAAACATGTCCATTTAGCTATTGTAGTAGATGAATACGGAGTAGTCGTAGGACTGGTAACTATGGAAGATGTGATTGAGGAGATTGTTGGGGAAATTCATGATGAAGCAGAAGAAATAGAAAATTTTTACACAAAGGTCAACGATACTACTTACTTATTTGATGCTAAAACTAGCTTAACAGACTTTTGCAAAGTTCTCAATCTTGACCCTGAAATTTTTAATCAAATAAAAGGTGAAACCGAAACCTTAGGCGGTTTAATTTTAGAGCAACATGGGCGTATGCCCGCTAAAAATCATCAATTTACTTTTAGTAATCTCAAATTTATAGTAGATGCCGTAAGCAAACGTAGAATTGTTCGTATTAAAGTGATTGTATTGCAAACCGCACCTATTCAGGAAACCTAA
- a CDS encoding nuclear transport factor 2 family protein encodes MLLNWFIGLYLSQAQELRPKDKEAILQVLNKQVEAWNRQDIEGFMEAYWKSDSLKFIGKNGLTKGWKATLENYKKNYPDKAAMGTLKFEILNIQGISSNAAVVTGRWMLTRSIGNLQGIFSLIFKYIDKKWVIVYDHSS; translated from the coding sequence ATGCTACTGAATTGGTTTATAGGTTTGTATTTGTCCCAAGCCCAAGAATTAAGACCAAAAGACAAGGAAGCAATATTACAAGTATTAAATAAACAAGTAGAGGCTTGGAATAGGCAAGATATTGAAGGCTTTATGGAAGCTTATTGGAAGTCTGATTCTTTGAAATTTATTGGAAAGAATGGATTGACTAAGGGCTGGAAAGCTACATTAGAAAATTACAAAAAGAACTATCCTGACAAAGCAGCTATGGGAACACTAAAATTTGAAATTCTCAATATACAAGGAATAAGTTCGAATGCTGCTGTAGTTACAGGTAGGTGGATGCTTACAAGAAGCATAGGGAATTTACAAGGCATTTTTTCCCTTATTTTTAAGTACATTGACAAAAAATGGGTCATTGTCTATGACCATTCTAGTTAA